From one Candidatus Methanoplasma termitum genomic stretch:
- a CDS encoding carboxypeptidase-like regulatory domain-containing protein, whose translation MRYKLLLVLVAVSVLVPLTSFVSDGADNVNASNYYIEGYLADTLGRPLDNVTIVVTDASSTQYPGTYDSETGFFSVGVAVNTGLSISFTAYGYTAISCMSCPKQQNGSFILNLTKDNYNSANHTYTITGYISEGLYVIMSATDGWVGGRVSYVNGPVKDATVTLTPTSGGSDITVSTNDNGDYLTSCPTGTYNVSAGRQGFITSGNYTITVKNNNTEQVPLVQNIVLDKADSTTHTGVDVAHLLMLIGVIVGILMAVAAWLLSRRVNEPNRLEIIDDNEDNEELRGL comes from the coding sequence ATGAGGTATAAGCTTCTGTTAGTGTTGGTCGCAGTATCGGTCCTGGTTCCGCTTACATCTTTCGTGTCGGACGGCGCAGACAACGTCAACGCCTCGAACTACTACATCGAGGGGTATTTAGCGGATACGCTTGGCAGGCCGCTCGACAACGTAACAATCGTTGTAACAGACGCTTCCAGCACTCAGTACCCGGGCACATATGACTCGGAAACGGGATTCTTCAGCGTCGGCGTCGCAGTGAACACCGGCCTCTCGATATCTTTCACGGCATATGGATACACCGCGATATCCTGCATGAGTTGTCCGAAGCAGCAAAACGGCAGCTTTATCCTTAATCTGACAAAGGACAATTACAACAGTGCCAATCACACATACACAATAACCGGCTACATTTCAGAAGGACTTTATGTGATAATGAGCGCCACGGACGGATGGGTCGGCGGTCGCGTCTCTTATGTCAACGGTCCGGTGAAAGATGCCACTGTTACTCTGACGCCTACATCCGGAGGGAGCGATATCACAGTCTCCACAAATGATAACGGAGATTATCTGACATCTTGTCCGACCGGAACGTACAATGTGAGTGCCGGCAGACAAGGTTTCATAACGAGCGGAAACTACACCATAACAGTAAAAAACAATAATACCGAACAAGTCCCGCTGGTGCAGAACATTGTCTTAGATAAAGCCGACTCGACTACGCACACCGGGGTGGATGTGGCCCATTTATTGATGTTGATCGGAGTCATTGTAGGCATTTTGATGGCGGTTGCCGCGTGGCTCCTCAGCAGACGCGTGAACGAACCGAACAGGCTCGAAATAATCGATGATAATGAGGATAATGAAGAGCTCAGAGGCCTCTGA
- a CDS encoding FumA C-terminus/TtdB family hydratase beta subunit: MELRTPLSENAVRSLRIGETIHLTGDVITGRDEVHIRAMEYLHKKGSIPKEIDNSVLYHCGPIIVNEGKGWKVLAAGPTTSARMNSLEPDMIRKFNIRAIIGKGGMSKEVGDAMREAGCVYLAAVGGTAVSLAEAVKEVRGVEWADLGMAEALWFFRVERMGPLIVAVDSKGNSLYENVRSKLIRGL, encoded by the coding sequence ATGGAACTAAGAACCCCCCTCAGTGAGAATGCCGTAAGGAGCCTCAGGATCGGTGAGACCATCCATCTGACAGGTGATGTTATAACCGGGCGGGACGAAGTCCACATCAGGGCAATGGAGTATCTGCATAAGAAAGGGTCAATTCCGAAAGAGATCGATAATTCGGTACTGTATCACTGTGGCCCGATAATTGTGAACGAAGGCAAAGGATGGAAGGTCTTGGCAGCAGGCCCCACTACAAGCGCAAGGATGAATTCTTTAGAGCCAGATATGATAAGGAAATTCAATATCAGAGCGATAATCGGTAAGGGAGGAATGTCCAAGGAGGTCGGAGACGCAATGCGTGAGGCGGGGTGCGTTTATCTCGCCGCGGTCGGAGGAACGGCCGTATCTCTTGCAGAGGCCGTGAAAGAAGTTCGCGGCGTTGAATGGGCGGACCTCGGAATGGCAGAAGCGTTGTGGTTTTTCAGAGTAGAGAGAATGGGGCCTTTGATTGTCGCAGTGGACTCAAAAGGCAACAGTCTTTATGAGAATGTCAGGTCGAAATTGATCAGAGGCCTCTGA